Proteins found in one Lycium ferocissimum isolate CSIRO_LF1 chromosome 6, AGI_CSIRO_Lferr_CH_V1, whole genome shotgun sequence genomic segment:
- the LOC132060554 gene encoding rhamnogalacturonate lyase B-like has product MSNGFTNVTISKPDGQVTGISYGGIENLLATQNAENNRGYWDIIWNNTGPRTIRKPLLGSSFEVIIDNANQTEISFKRTWSTSQSDEPPLNIDKRYIMLRDTPGFYTYSILERLKGWPVSYIQNLRIVYKLQQDMFHYMAVTDERQRFMPTELDRKNGKVLDYKEAVLLTNPTNPDLKGEVDDKYFYANNNEDDKVYGWVSANTSLGFWMIIPSNEFRTGGPLRQDLTTHVGPTVLSVFVSAHYAGEDLAIKFQHGEPWKKVIGPVFVYLNSNAAAKANPSILWNDAKKRMNQEVASWPYDFPVSKDYVKSNQRGRVSGQLFVNDRFVNKQGVPASNAYIGLAPPGDAGSWQRENKGYQFWTKTDSSGNFIIKNIIPDKYNLYATVPGFFGDYKYTSDVQVTPGSNIKLRTLVYKPPRNGATLWEIGVPDRTAIEFFIPNPPPEFKVHKYKNDTESKFRQYGLWKQYNVLYPKNDLVYNVGTSNYSKDWFFAHVTRNVGNNIYKATTWKIVFNLANVDNASNYTLQLALAAAHEAELQVRINDEKAREPHFTTGYIGGSNPIARHGIHGLFFLYSIGIHGNMLVKGTNTIFLTQTVCLTPFQGVMYDYLRLEGPH; this is encoded by the exons ATGAGCAATGGCTTCACAAATGTTACTATATCAAAACCAGATGGACAAGTCACTGGCATATCATATGGTGGGATCGAAAACCTACTAGCCACCCAAAATGCTGAAAACAATAGAGG GTATTGGGATATTATTTGGAACAACACTGGACCTCGAACCATCCGAAAACC GTTATTGGGATCAAGTTTTGAGGTGATAATTGACAATGCAAACCAGACAGAAATTTCATTTAAAAGAACGTGGAGTACTTCTCAATCTGATGAACCTCCTTTAAACATTGACAAAAG GTATATAATGCTACGCGATACACCAGGATTTTATACTTATTCGATACTTGAGCGTTTAAAAGGATGGCCAGTTTCGTATATCCAAAATCTCAGGATTGTGTACAAGCTTCAACAAGACAT GTTTCACTACATGGCTGTCACTGATGAGAGGCAACGGTTCATGCCAACAGAACTGGATCGAAAGAATGGCAAAGTGCTTGACTACAAAGAAGCTGTTCTTCTCACTAATCCGACCAATCCAGATTTAAAAGGAGAG GTGGATGACAAGTATTTTTATGCAAATAATAACGAAGATGATAAAGTTTATGGATGGGTGAGTGCAAATACTTCTCTAGGATTTTGGATGATTATTCCAAGCAATGAATTTCGTACTGGAGGACCTCTTAGACAAGACCTTACTACACATGTTGGTCCAACTGTACTTAGT GTATTTGTGAGTGCACATTATGCAGGAGAGGATTTAGCAATTAAATTTCAACATGGAGAACCATGGAAAAAAGTTATTGGCCCTGTGTTTGTGTATCTTAACTCAAATGCTGCAGCTAAGGCAAATCCATCCATACTGTGGAATGATGCaaagaaaaga ATGAATCAAGAAGTTGCAAGCTGGCCTTATGACTTTCCAGTTTCAAAAGACTATGTCAAATCTAATCAAAGAGGAAGAGTTAGCGGCCAACTATTTGTTAATGATAG GTTTGTCAATAAACAAGGTGTGCCAGCATCGAATGCTTATATAGGATTAGCGCCACCAGGAGACGCTGGATCTTGGCAAAGAGAAAATAAA GGATACCAATTTTGGACTAAAACTGACTCTAGTGGGAATTTCATCATAAAAAATATCATACCCGATAAATATAACCTGTATGCAACAGTCCCAGGATTTTTTGGGGATTACAAATACACTTCAGATGTACAAGTAACTCCAG GTTCTAATATTAAATTACGGACTTTGGTTTATAAGCCTCCAAGAAATGGAGCCACACTTTGGGAAATTGGTGTGCCAGATCGCACTGCTATTGAATTCTTTATTCCGAATCCACCTCCAGAATTCAAAGTTCACAAATACAAAAACGACACTGAATCAAA ATTTAGACAGTATGGTTTGTGGAAACAATATAATGTTTTATATCCTAAAAATGATCTTGTATACAATGTTGGCACTAGCAATTACTCAAAAGATTGGTTTTTTGCTCATGTTACCAG GAATGTCGGAAACAACATATATAAAGCTACCACATGGAAAATTGTATTTAACCTTGCCAATGTTGACAATGCGTCAAATTACACTCTCCAACTTGCTCTTGCTGCAGCTCATGAAGCTGAACTACAA GTTCGTATCAATGATGAAAAAGCAAGAGAACCTCATTTTACGACAGGATATATTGGGGGAAGTAACCCAATTGCAAGACATGGAATTCAtggattattttttctttacagCATTGGAATACATGGCAATATGCTTGTCAAAGGAACAAACACAATTTTTCTTACACAAACAGTATGTCTCACCCCATTCCAAGGAGTTATGTATGATTATCTTCGTTTAGAAGGACCTCATTAG